The genomic region CCACTTGCACCTCTTCTACATCCTGAAGTGCTTCCATTTTGTAGAGTCCACTGCCTCCAATGATACCAATTTTTGCCTCTGCCACGATTTTCGCTCCACGCAATGCCGCAACGTCAGATTATTCTAAGGCAAATAAGCAACAAAAAACCGCTCCAATCAATTTGCAAGATTGTCAAGCGGCTGACTTTTGGAGTATTTAGCTGTCTCCAATATTTGCAGGATTAGATGATTCCCGGTCCTTTGTGGCGTTGGTCGCCTTCTTCAGTCAGCTTGCCTTGTTCGTCTTCATCCAGTGCTTCGACTGTTTGCTGGCGTTCGGCTTCTTCTGCTTCTTTAATAGCGGTGCGATCGCCTGGAGTTTCGTAATACATTTCGGGTTCAACTGCATAGTTATTGGCTAAACCCTCTTGGTCTACAGTAGCGCCGCCTGTAACGTTGAGGCTTTCAGCACCAGCTTGTTCTTCAGCTGTTTCCCGATAATCTTCACCTTCACGATCCATACGAGCTGCTACCTCTGCTGGAATGATGCCCCGATCTGCTGTCGAGGTATCCATCTCGTCATTACGGGTAACTTTTTCTTTAGATCTTGCTTCACTCATGAATTTTTCTCCCAATAAATTTGTTTATCGTTGGGATCAATGTAAAACTTTCCTTTAGCTAGATGGATCTACCTTTTGGAGAGTTTGTGTTAGATATAAGAATTGAATATCTCTATCTCAAGATGTAATTCGAGTTACATTCGTCAGCAGTCTTTAATAGCTCAAAAACTAAAAAATACAATAAAGCTTAGTTATTTTATGAAGTCATATCATAGTTTTTGACTGCTGACTGCTGATTTCTGACCTCTTGTTGTCATATTTGCATCATTTTTATACTTAAAGCTAGAAGCAGAATATCGGAACAACTATGAAGCATGGAGCATTCTTAAGTTTAGCCTTAACAGCAGTTGTGGGCGCGATCGCCATTCCTATGTTGCCTAGCTTTGCCCAAGCGCAAGGTACAACTAGAATTGGCGATCTACAGCAACGTGCCAGAGGTACGGTCATTTCTGGCGAAGTCGTCAGCGTTGTTGGTAACGATTTCACTCTTAGAGATGGTTCGGGAGAAATTATTGTCGATGCTGGTCCCCGTTGGTGGCGAGAAATTAATCTCAAACCAGGGGAAGAAGTGACTGTAAGGGGTGAGATTAGCAAAAAAAGTGGTGAGTTTGATGCCTTTTCTATCACTCGTGCTAATGGTTCCACGATTGAAATTCGCCCTGCTGAGGGTCCACCGCCTTGGGCAGGCAAGCCAAAGCCCGAACGCCTGCCTGCCGCTACTCAACCAGTAAAACCGTAAAGTGGTACTGCTGTAAAACTAGAGCGATTGGCAGGAGAAATACAACATGCAGCAACGACGGATGCTACAGCTACTCGCGATCGCCCTCAGTATTAATAGCTTAGTATTCGTCGGCTGCACTCAACAGCGTCAGTTTGGCATAGAAAACCAAACATAACTTAATTCCTAACGTTCGGATTCTACAGCGACAGCTTGACCATTGACATGCAGAATGATGGTGTATAGAGATAAAAGCACGATTATGATGAAAGGATTAAAAGGTAAAAATGTACTGGTGACTGGTGCGACGAGTGGAATCGGACAAGCAATTGCCATTCGTCTTGCTGCTGAAGGATGCAATATTGCCATTAACTATCGTAAAAGCCCTGAAGCTGCTGAAGATACTGAAGAGATGGCAATGCAAAAAGCATGTGGTGATATTGAAAACTGTGGTGTCAAATCTTTGCTGGTGCAAGGAGATGTTTCTAAAGAAGAAGACATCATTAACATGGTTAACACTGCGATCGAAAGATTTGGCAGTTTGGATATTCTGGTTAATAATGCTGGAATTCAAACGGAAGCTAGTTCTCACGAAATTGAAACGGCAGAGTTTGACCAAGTGCTAACAGTTAATTTGCGAGGTGCTTTTTTGTGCGCCCGTGAAACTATCAAACACATGCTCTCCCAAAATCGCTCGGGAATTATTATCAACATTTCTAGCGTTCACGAAATTATTCCCAGACCGATGTATCTCAGCTATTCCATCAGTAAAGGTGGAATGGAAAACATGACTAAAACCTTAGCATTAGAGTATGCCAATCGAGGAATTCGAGTTAACGCCGTTGCACCAGGAGCCACGATTACACCGATTAACGAAGCTTGGACAGATGACCCAGAAAAGAAGGCGGTCGTTGAAAGTCACATACCGATGGGTCGTGCTGGTACTGCCGAAGAAATGGCAGCAGCAGTTGCTTTTTTAGCTTCGGATGAAGCCGCATACATCACCGGACAAACTCTGTTTGTTGATGGCGGATTGACACTTTATGCAGATTTTCGAGAAGCTTGGTCAGCTTA from Chroococcidiopsis sp. SAG 2025 harbors:
- a CDS encoding NirD/YgiW/YdeI family stress tolerance protein — translated: MKHGAFLSLALTAVVGAIAIPMLPSFAQAQGTTRIGDLQQRARGTVISGEVVSVVGNDFTLRDGSGEIIVDAGPRWWREINLKPGEEVTVRGEISKKSGEFDAFSITRANGSTIEIRPAEGPPPWAGKPKPERLPAATQPVKP
- a CDS encoding SDR family oxidoreductase, with the translated sequence MKGLKGKNVLVTGATSGIGQAIAIRLAAEGCNIAINYRKSPEAAEDTEEMAMQKACGDIENCGVKSLLVQGDVSKEEDIINMVNTAIERFGSLDILVNNAGIQTEASSHEIETAEFDQVLTVNLRGAFLCARETIKHMLSQNRSGIIINISSVHEIIPRPMYLSYSISKGGMENMTKTLALEYANRGIRVNAVAPGATITPINEAWTDDPEKKAVVESHIPMGRAGTAEEMAAAVAFLASDEAAYITGQTLFVDGGLTLYADFREAWSA